From the Phycisphaerales bacterium AB-hyl4 genome, one window contains:
- the ftsY gene encoding signal recognition particle-docking protein FtsY, whose product MGLFKATFDKLKEGLAKTRASSTATFRTILSGKPLSKELLHELERAMIQADIGIRTAIEIRKDLEAAWERGEIMQGDEALTFLKEQIQAYYPEIDRRIQFAQSSNGQKVPTVILVAGINGAGKTTSIAKIANSLRSEGKSVMLAACDTFRAAAVEQLEIWSQRLGVDVIKGKQGGDPAAVAFDAAEAALARGVDVLLVDTAGRLHTQEHLMRQLTKIRNVLGKKIEGAPHEVILVIDATTGQNGINQAKIFTEATDVTGLFLAKLDGTARGGIVIAIREQLNIPVKFVGVGETPDDVEAFEPDKFVEAMFTA is encoded by the coding sequence ATGGGCCTATTCAAAGCCACATTCGACAAACTCAAGGAAGGGTTGGCCAAGACACGCGCCAGCTCCACCGCGACGTTCCGCACCATCCTCTCCGGCAAGCCGTTGAGCAAAGAGCTCCTGCACGAGCTGGAGCGGGCCATGATCCAGGCGGACATCGGCATCCGCACCGCCATCGAAATCCGCAAGGACCTCGAAGCCGCCTGGGAGCGTGGCGAGATCATGCAGGGCGACGAAGCCCTCACCTTCCTCAAAGAGCAGATCCAGGCGTACTACCCGGAGATCGACCGCCGCATCCAGTTCGCCCAGTCGAGCAACGGCCAGAAGGTGCCCACCGTCATCCTCGTGGCCGGCATCAACGGCGCGGGCAAGACCACCAGCATCGCCAAGATCGCTAACAGCCTGCGCAGCGAGGGCAAGAGCGTCATGCTCGCGGCCTGCGACACGTTCCGCGCCGCCGCGGTCGAGCAACTCGAAATCTGGTCGCAACGGCTCGGCGTGGATGTCATCAAGGGCAAGCAGGGCGGCGACCCCGCAGCCGTCGCCTTCGATGCCGCCGAGGCCGCGCTCGCCCGCGGCGTCGATGTGCTGCTCGTCGACACCGCCGGCCGACTGCACACGCAAGAGCACCTGATGCGCCAGCTCACCAAAATCCGCAACGTACTCGGCAAGAAGATCGAGGGCGCACCGCACGAAGTCATCCTCGTCATCGACGCCACCACGGGGCAGAACGGCATCAACCAGGCCAAGATCTTCACCGAAGCCACCGACGTCACCGGCCTCTTCCTCGCCAAGCTCGACGGCACTGCCCGCGGCGGCATCGTCATCGCCATCCGCGAACAACTGAACATCCCCGTCAAATTCGTCGGCGTCGGCGAAACCCCCGACGATGTCGAAGCCTTCGAGCCCGACAAATTCGTCGAAGCCATGTTCACCGCCTGA
- the nusB gene encoding transcription antitermination factor NusB: protein MNKPRDIRRLAMQVLYQMDVTREHDRAALAASIDDEYDAEPVRNHGLDLAIQAWDSHRDADAAVSSLTPDWPTHRQPPVDRAILRLAYHEIVSGHAPYKVAINEAVELAKHYASESSPPFINGVLDKLAKQLDSEGRLPTVKQPDPPESPDAWLSDAEDR from the coding sequence ATGAACAAACCCCGCGACATCCGACGACTTGCCATGCAGGTGCTCTACCAGATGGACGTCACCCGCGAGCACGACCGCGCCGCCCTCGCCGCGAGCATTGACGACGAGTACGACGCCGAACCCGTGCGAAACCACGGCCTGGACCTCGCGATTCAAGCCTGGGACAGCCACCGCGACGCCGACGCCGCCGTCAGCAGCCTCACCCCCGACTGGCCCACGCATCGTCAGCCCCCGGTCGACCGCGCGATCCTCCGCCTGGCTTACCATGAAATCGTGTCGGGCCACGCCCCCTACAAGGTCGCCATCAACGAAGCCGTCGAGCTGGCCAAGCACTACGCCAGCGAGTCCAGTCCGCCTTTCATCAACGGCGTCCTCGACAAGCTCGCCAAGCAGCTCGATAGCGAAGGCCGACTGCCCACGGTCAAACAACCCGACCCGCCCGAATCGCCCGACGCCTGGCTGAGCGACGCCGAGGACCGGTGA
- the ribH gene encoding 6,7-dimethyl-8-ribityllumazine synthase — MSETQPNNLEGELLVGDAKIAIVTARFNEFITKALLDSAVNHWTRLGGSADRLTTAWVPGSFELPVAAKKLAESGEYQAVICLGCVIRGETDHYDHVVEQTAKGIREVGTQTGVPCIFGVITCETLEQAIHRAGAKLGNQGGKAMMAAIEMANLLKKI, encoded by the coding sequence GTGAGTGAAACCCAACCGAACAACCTGGAAGGCGAGCTGCTCGTCGGCGATGCAAAAATCGCCATCGTCACCGCCCGCTTCAACGAGTTTATCACCAAGGCCCTGCTCGACTCGGCGGTAAACCACTGGACCCGCCTCGGCGGATCGGCCGACCGGCTGACGACCGCATGGGTGCCCGGCAGCTTTGAGTTGCCCGTCGCCGCGAAGAAGCTGGCCGAGTCCGGTGAATACCAGGCCGTCATCTGCCTCGGCTGCGTGATCCGCGGCGAGACAGACCACTATGATCACGTCGTCGAGCAGACCGCCAAGGGCATCCGCGAAGTGGGCACGCAGACCGGCGTGCCTTGCATCTTCGGCGTGATCACCTGCGAAACGCTCGAACAGGCCATCCACCGCGCCGGCGCCAAACTGGGCAACCAGGGCGGCAAGGCCATGATGGCTGCGATCGAAATGGCCAACCTGCTCAAGAAAATCTAA
- a CDS encoding bleomycin resistance family protein, giving the protein MVDFQFVTPILRVQDLSASVDYYVDKLGFEKKWTWGDPATFGCVARGEIEIFLCQGSQGQPGMWMSIFVDDVDTLHAQYQASGAMIRQAPINCPWGTREMNVEDIDGHRLRMSGESTGEPDGVPLRED; this is encoded by the coding sequence ATGGTCGACTTTCAGTTCGTCACCCCAATCCTCCGCGTCCAAGACCTGTCCGCCAGCGTTGACTACTACGTCGACAAGCTCGGCTTCGAGAAAAAATGGACGTGGGGCGACCCCGCCACCTTCGGCTGTGTCGCACGCGGCGAGATCGAAATCTTCCTCTGCCAAGGCAGTCAGGGCCAGCCCGGCATGTGGATGTCGATCTTCGTCGATGATGTCGATACCCTGCACGCGCAGTACCAGGCCAGCGGCGCCATGATCCGTCAGGCCCCCATCAACTGCCCATGGGGCACGCGCGAGATGAACGTGGAAGACATCGACGGCCACCGTCTGCGCATGAGCGGCGAATCCACCGGCGAACCCGACGGCGTCCCATTGCGCGAAGATTGA
- a CDS encoding DUF4190 domain-containing protein, protein MSQLPPPPPPVAAETSGKAVAALVCSIVGFFTCPIILHVLGIILGNMALGEIRLSHGRLTGEGVARAGVIIGWIGLALVLLTFCLMMTAAFASVLLGGR, encoded by the coding sequence ATGAGCCAATTGCCCCCGCCCCCGCCACCTGTTGCTGCCGAAACCTCCGGCAAGGCCGTTGCCGCTCTGGTCTGCTCCATCGTCGGCTTCTTCACCTGCCCGATCATCCTGCATGTCCTGGGCATCATCCTCGGCAACATGGCATTGGGCGAAATCCGCCTTTCACACGGCCGACTCACCGGCGAAGGCGTCGCCCGCGCCGGCGTCATCATCGGCTGGATCGGCCTCGCCCTCGTCCTGCTGACGTTCTGCCTCATGATGACCGCCGCTTTCGCCTCGGTCTTGCTCGGCGGCCGGTAA
- the mdh gene encoding malate dehydrogenase, whose protein sequence is MPRRAKISVIGGGNVGASCALWAASKELGDIVVLDIPQQEDVVKGKMLDLLECSPIERFDCNITGTSDYADIADSDVVVVTAGIPRKPGMSRDDLIATNVKIVNSVSENIKQHAPKAIVIVVSNPLDAMVYTAWKSTGFPTNQIVGQAGALDVARYRTFIAMELGVSVEDIQALLLGGHGDDMVPLPRYTSVHGIPVQQLMSDEKINACVERAKVGGGEIVKLMGTSAYYAPASGVIQMVEAIVKDKKRIIPSAAYCDKEYGVGGYFVGVPALLGKDGVEKIIEIDLDGDEKKLMDESISHVKELVKVVRDTFPELA, encoded by the coding sequence ATGCCAAGACGAGCAAAGATTTCGGTGATCGGCGGGGGTAATGTCGGTGCGAGCTGTGCACTGTGGGCCGCGAGCAAAGAGCTGGGCGATATCGTCGTGCTCGACATCCCGCAGCAGGAAGACGTGGTCAAGGGCAAGATGCTCGACCTGCTTGAGTGCTCGCCCATCGAGCGGTTCGACTGCAACATCACCGGGACGAGCGACTACGCCGACATCGCGGACAGCGACGTGGTGGTCGTGACGGCTGGCATCCCACGCAAGCCGGGCATGAGCCGAGACGACCTGATCGCGACCAACGTGAAGATCGTCAACAGCGTCAGCGAGAACATCAAGCAGCACGCGCCCAAGGCGATCGTCATCGTCGTGAGCAACCCGCTGGACGCGATGGTCTACACCGCGTGGAAGAGCACGGGCTTCCCGACCAACCAGATCGTCGGCCAGGCGGGGGCGCTCGACGTCGCCCGCTACCGCACGTTCATCGCCATGGAACTCGGCGTGTCGGTCGAAGACATTCAAGCCCTGCTGCTTGGCGGCCACGGCGACGACATGGTCCCCCTGCCACGCTACACCAGCGTGCACGGCATCCCGGTGCAGCAACTGATGAGCGACGAGAAAATCAACGCCTGCGTCGAACGCGCGAAGGTCGGCGGCGGCGAAATCGTCAAGCTCATGGGCACCAGCGCCTACTACGCCCCCGCCTCCGGCGTCATCCAGATGGTCGAAGCCATCGTCAAAGACAAGAAGCGCATCATCCCCTCCGCCGCGTATTGCGACAAGGAGTATGGCGTGGGCGGCTACTTCGTCGGCGTGCCCGCCCTGCTGGGCAAAGATGGCGTTGAGAAGATCATCGAGATCGACCTCGACGGCGACGAAAAGAAGCTGATGGACGAGTCGATCAGCCATGTGAAGGAACTGGTCAAGGTCGTCCGCGACACGTTCCCGGAACTGGCGTAA
- the lpxK gene encoding tetraacyldisaccharide 4'-kinase, which produces MDTPRLHAILSGRDRSVAGRLARPGLTAAAAGYGAAVQLRNVAFNRGLKRVTPLGRPTVSVGNITAGGTGKTPMVIEFVRRLLASGHRPAVLMRGYGDDETMELQDTLGAIATANGDNKPTTLVIADPDRVRGAKSAIVRDPAVDCFVLDDGFQHRRAGRDRDVVLVDATNPFGYGYLLPRGLLREPVQNLRRADGVIVTRADQVDDGERAVLDERIRRLTGKPAVAHAAHRWTSLRDADDVPWPVERLQSLKVLGVCGIGNPASFAGRLAEHASSLATSATSREAYPGVMALGDHHAYRHDELTDMLREAELRGAEAVVTTEKDWVKWRSLVAGHGLPMPVLRPVLAMQFLDGDAAVDTLLTEMFEPQAVSHRG; this is translated from the coding sequence ATGGATACGCCACGTCTGCATGCCATTCTCAGCGGCCGGGACCGCAGCGTTGCCGGGCGACTGGCGCGGCCGGGGCTGACGGCGGCGGCGGCGGGGTACGGCGCTGCGGTTCAGTTGCGCAACGTGGCGTTCAATCGTGGGCTCAAGCGTGTGACGCCGCTGGGTCGACCGACGGTGAGCGTGGGCAACATCACCGCGGGCGGCACGGGCAAGACGCCGATGGTGATTGAATTCGTCCGTCGCCTGCTCGCGAGTGGGCATCGGCCGGCGGTGCTGATGCGCGGGTATGGCGATGATGAAACGATGGAGTTGCAGGACACGCTGGGCGCGATCGCGACCGCCAATGGCGACAACAAGCCGACGACGCTGGTGATCGCGGACCCGGATCGGGTGCGCGGAGCGAAGTCGGCGATCGTGCGTGACCCGGCAGTAGACTGTTTCGTGCTCGACGATGGCTTTCAACATCGACGTGCGGGGCGTGATCGGGACGTGGTGCTGGTCGATGCGACGAACCCGTTCGGCTATGGGTATCTGCTGCCGCGCGGCTTGCTGCGCGAGCCGGTGCAGAACCTGCGACGGGCCGACGGGGTCATCGTCACGCGAGCCGACCAGGTGGACGACGGCGAACGGGCGGTGCTGGACGAGCGAATCCGTCGGCTGACGGGGAAGCCGGCGGTGGCGCACGCGGCGCATCGGTGGACGTCTCTGCGGGATGCGGACGACGTGCCGTGGCCGGTGGAACGGTTGCAGTCGTTGAAAGTGCTGGGCGTGTGCGGCATCGGCAACCCGGCGAGTTTCGCTGGCCGACTGGCGGAGCATGCGAGTTCGCTGGCGACGTCGGCGACATCGCGCGAGGCGTATCCGGGGGTGATGGCGTTGGGCGATCATCATGCATACCGGCATGACGAGTTGACCGACATGCTGCGGGAGGCGGAGCTTCGCGGAGCCGAGGCGGTGGTGACGACGGAGAAAGACTGGGTGAAGTGGCGATCGCTGGTGGCGGGGCATGGGCTGCCGATGCCGGTGCTTCGGCCGGTGCTGGCGATGCAGTTTCTCGACGGGGACGCGGCGGTCGATACACTGCTGACGGAGATGTTCGAGCCGCAAGCCGTTTCGCATCGCGGTTAA
- the rfaE2 gene encoding D-glycero-beta-D-manno-heptose 1-phosphate adenylyltransferase has translation MATRELISLLDRWKPKRIVVAGDFMLDRYAYGNAERLSPDAPVPVLAIVREEAKAGGAANVCLDLRALQCDVATLSVVGDDAAGLEMREALEEAGCDTQGLVIDSNRPTTVKHNFVGLAQHRHPQKMFRVDTEDKSPMSEEAIKQLLDMADQLLVGADMLCLEDYNKGVLSRAACQGLIERAKRRGVPVLVDPAAIDDYSKYRGATCITPNRTEAERATHRQDVGNDLEALTAMARSLKQQCALDTIVLTLDKAGALLLEADDQPQLVPTVARQVYDVTGAGDMVLAMLAAARANGADWRQSVALANTAAGLEVEKFGVVPITLEEVLLSLLQNDHASGKLRRLEHLLPELAAHRKQGKRIAFTNGCFDILHAGHVQYLRHAARHGDLLIVGVNSDDSIRRLKGPQRPVNQLDDRVLVLSELESVDYVVVFDDDTPMDLIETIRPDALVKGADYTREQVVGHEVVESYGGEVVLVPLVEGRSTTNIIEKVKG, from the coding sequence TTGGCGACACGTGAACTGATCAGTCTGCTGGATCGGTGGAAGCCGAAGCGCATCGTGGTGGCGGGCGACTTCATGCTCGACCGGTATGCGTATGGCAATGCCGAGCGGCTTTCGCCGGACGCGCCGGTGCCGGTGCTGGCGATCGTGCGCGAAGAGGCGAAGGCGGGCGGCGCGGCGAATGTCTGCCTCGACCTGCGGGCGCTGCAATGCGACGTGGCTACGCTGAGTGTGGTCGGCGACGATGCGGCGGGCCTGGAGATGCGGGAGGCACTTGAAGAGGCGGGCTGCGATACGCAGGGTCTGGTGATCGACAGCAACCGCCCCACCACTGTTAAACACAACTTCGTCGGGCTGGCGCAGCATCGGCATCCGCAGAAGATGTTTCGCGTGGATACGGAAGACAAGTCGCCGATGAGCGAGGAGGCGATCAAGCAGCTGCTCGACATGGCGGACCAACTGCTCGTCGGCGCGGACATGCTTTGCCTGGAAGACTACAACAAGGGCGTGCTCAGCCGAGCCGCCTGCCAGGGGTTGATCGAGCGGGCGAAGCGGCGCGGCGTGCCGGTGCTGGTGGACCCGGCGGCGATCGACGATTACAGCAAATATCGCGGTGCGACATGCATCACGCCCAACCGCACGGAGGCCGAGCGCGCGACGCATCGACAGGATGTGGGCAATGACCTCGAAGCGCTCACCGCCATGGCGCGATCGCTCAAGCAGCAGTGCGCGTTGGATACGATCGTGCTGACGCTGGACAAGGCGGGGGCGTTGCTGCTGGAGGCGGATGATCAGCCGCAGCTCGTGCCGACGGTGGCGCGGCAGGTGTACGACGTGACAGGCGCGGGCGACATGGTGCTTGCGATGCTCGCCGCGGCGCGGGCGAACGGTGCGGATTGGCGGCAGTCGGTGGCGCTTGCGAACACCGCGGCCGGGCTGGAGGTGGAGAAGTTCGGTGTTGTGCCGATCACCCTTGAAGAAGTGCTGTTGAGCCTGCTTCAAAATGATCATGCTTCGGGCAAGCTTCGCCGACTGGAACATCTGCTGCCGGAGCTGGCGGCCCATCGCAAGCAGGGTAAGCGCATTGCATTCACCAACGGCTGCTTCGATATTCTCCATGCGGGGCATGTGCAGTACCTTCGCCATGCTGCCCGGCACGGCGACCTGTTGATCGTGGGTGTGAACAGTGACGACTCGATCCGCCGACTGAAAGGCCCGCAGCGGCCGGTGAATCAGCTCGACGATCGCGTGCTCGTGCTCAGCGAGCTGGAAAGCGTCGACTATGTCGTCGTGTTTGATGACGATACGCCGATGGATCTGATCGAGACGATTCGGCCAGACGCGCTGGTCAAGGGCGCGGACTACACGCGCGAGCAGGTGGTCGGGCATGAAGTGGTCGAAAGCTATGGGGGCGAGGTCGTGCTCGTGCCGCTGGTTGAAGGGCGCAGCACGACGAACATTATTGAGAAGGTCAAAGGATAA
- a CDS encoding Dabb family protein, with protein sequence MAVEHMVWIKFNDDVSEARKREHLDGLRSLKGKVPGIEKLAVGENFTDRSGGFTHGLLVTLTSRDALKVYADHPEHVAVAGPLKADAELRALDFDS encoded by the coding sequence ATGGCTGTTGAGCATATGGTGTGGATCAAATTCAACGATGACGTAAGCGAGGCCCGCAAGCGGGAACACCTCGACGGCTTGCGATCGCTGAAGGGGAAAGTGCCCGGCATTGAAAAGCTCGCGGTGGGTGAAAACTTCACCGACCGCAGCGGCGGGTTTACGCACGGACTGCTGGTCACGCTCACGTCGCGCGATGCGCTGAAGGTGTACGCGGATCATCCGGAGCACGTCGCGGTCGCGGGCCCGTTGAAGGCGGACGCGGAATTGCGTGCGCTTGATTTCGATTCGTAG
- the cimA gene encoding citramalate synthase codes for MTHANNARQPARNDRPRVEIYDTTLRDGTQGLGVALSLVDKLKITRMLDDIGVDYIEGGYPLSNPKDVAYFEEAQKLKLKHAKVCAFGMTRRKGISPGDDPGMKALVEAATPVITIVGKTWDLHVDEVLRVSRDENLAMIRESLDYCRKHNPDGDTVLYDAEHFFDGYKANPAYALDTLRAALDGGAQRLVLCDTNGGALPAWITQAVREIRDALGQDTPLGIHVHNDGGLAVANTLAAVEVGCDHVQGTINGIGERCGNVDLLSVIANLELKLGYQCIAEGAVQRLTETSRVVYELANLNLVHGQPFVGSAAFAHKGGMHVHAVQRIAHSYEHIDPASVGNERQILVSELAGASNIAATIGDKFDLADKRDIQRKVLERVQDLEHQGYQFEAARASFELLVREVLGQRPDLWQLDHYRCVILKRNGEVTSTEATVKLEIDGETEHRVAEGDGPVNALDGALRKCLRPHHPRIDDLHLTDYKVRVVNPTAESAAKVRVMAEFTIRGDGPTETFTTIGVNENIVDASWQALADAFAYHLIEIREDAQVAGSAT; via the coding sequence ATGACTCACGCCAACAACGCCCGCCAGCCCGCACGCAACGATCGGCCACGCGTGGAAATCTACGACACCACCCTCCGCGACGGCACGCAAGGCCTCGGCGTCGCGCTCAGCCTCGTCGACAAGCTCAAGATCACACGCATGCTCGACGACATCGGCGTCGACTACATCGAAGGCGGCTATCCGCTGAGCAACCCCAAAGACGTCGCCTACTTCGAAGAGGCACAGAAGCTCAAGCTCAAGCACGCAAAGGTCTGCGCCTTCGGCATGACCCGCCGCAAGGGCATCTCGCCCGGCGACGACCCGGGCATGAAGGCCCTCGTCGAAGCGGCCACGCCGGTGATCACCATCGTCGGCAAAACGTGGGACCTCCACGTGGACGAAGTGCTCCGCGTCAGCCGGGATGAAAACCTCGCCATGATCCGCGAGTCGCTGGACTACTGCCGTAAGCACAACCCCGACGGCGACACGGTCCTCTACGACGCCGAGCACTTTTTCGACGGCTACAAGGCCAACCCCGCCTACGCGCTCGACACGCTCCGCGCCGCACTCGACGGCGGCGCCCAGCGCCTCGTGCTCTGTGACACCAACGGCGGCGCGCTGCCGGCGTGGATCACCCAGGCAGTACGCGAAATCCGCGACGCCCTCGGACAGGACACGCCCCTTGGCATCCACGTGCACAACGACGGCGGCCTCGCGGTCGCCAACACCCTCGCCGCGGTCGAAGTCGGCTGCGATCATGTGCAGGGCACGATCAACGGCATCGGCGAACGCTGCGGCAACGTCGACCTGCTCAGCGTCATCGCCAACCTCGAACTGAAGCTCGGCTACCAATGCATCGCCGAGGGAGCCGTCCAGCGGCTGACCGAAACCTCACGCGTCGTCTACGAACTGGCCAACCTCAACCTCGTGCACGGCCAGCCTTTCGTCGGCTCGGCGGCGTTCGCGCATAAGGGCGGCATGCACGTCCACGCCGTGCAACGCATCGCCCACAGCTACGAGCACATCGACCCCGCCAGCGTCGGCAACGAACGGCAGATCCTCGTCAGCGAACTCGCCGGCGCGAGCAACATCGCCGCGACCATCGGCGACAAGTTCGACCTTGCAGACAAACGCGACATCCAACGCAAGGTGCTCGAACGCGTCCAGGACCTCGAACATCAGGGCTATCAATTCGAAGCCGCCCGCGCCAGCTTCGAACTGCTCGTCCGCGAGGTGCTCGGCCAACGCCCCGACCTCTGGCAACTCGACCACTACCGCTGCGTCATCCTCAAACGCAACGGCGAAGTCACCAGCACGGAAGCCACCGTGAAACTCGAAATCGACGGCGAAACCGAACACCGCGTCGCGGAAGGCGACGGCCCGGTCAACGCCCTCGACGGCGCATTGCGCAAATGCCTCCGCCCACACCACCCACGCATCGACGACCTGCACCTGACCGACTACAAGGTCCGCGTGGTCAACCCCACTGCGGAGTCGGCGGCGAAGGTACGCGTCATGGCTGAGTTCACCATCCGTGGCGACGGCCCGACGGAAACATTCACCACCATCGGCGTCAACGAAAACATCGTCGACGCAAGCTGGCAGGCCCTTGCCGACGCGTTCGCATACCACCTGATCGAAATCCGAGAGGATGCGCAAGTTGCAGGCAGCGCAACATAA
- a CDS encoding amidohydrolase family protein yields MIIDVHTRIWDSLDQLGSAADRLRQRRSEPWDRPAASADAHELAIAPVTAAFVLGFKSKLIGAEIPNQRIAEYVQRAPDRLVGFAGIDPMEPRPVYELETAIDMGLRGVVLKPAAQGFHPADSRAMPLYEACEARNVPVMFDTSTAMARDARMEFGQPALLDEVARSFPNLKILLGSLGYPWVDQGLTLVGKHPTVFAEVGELILQPWPLYNALLLAHQQGVMNQLFFGSHFPFCQPEKAIVTMYSVNTFTQGTHLPSIPREQLRSIVERDALTSLGLTLAPMAEDRQIETDKQSQALLDKAEARAADVDPAADLTPDTAPADDAGDSKAEPAQQPVAEDASK; encoded by the coding sequence ATGATTATAGACGTCCATACACGCATCTGGGACTCGCTGGACCAGCTCGGCTCGGCGGCAGATCGCCTGCGCCAGCGCCGTAGTGAGCCGTGGGATCGCCCTGCCGCCTCGGCGGACGCTCACGAACTGGCGATCGCACCGGTCACCGCCGCTTTTGTGCTCGGCTTCAAGAGCAAGCTCATCGGGGCGGAGATCCCCAACCAGCGCATCGCCGAATACGTTCAGCGAGCACCCGATCGACTCGTCGGCTTCGCGGGGATCGACCCGATGGAGCCGCGCCCGGTGTACGAACTGGAAACGGCGATCGACATGGGGCTGCGCGGCGTGGTGCTCAAGCCGGCGGCGCAGGGCTTCCACCCTGCCGACTCGCGGGCGATGCCGCTGTACGAAGCCTGCGAAGCACGCAACGTGCCGGTCATGTTCGACACGAGCACAGCGATGGCCCGCGACGCGAGGATGGAGTTCGGCCAGCCCGCCCTGCTCGACGAAGTCGCCCGCAGCTTCCCGAACCTCAAGATCCTGCTCGGCTCGCTGGGCTACCCCTGGGTCGACCAGGGATTGACGCTCGTGGGCAAGCATCCGACTGTTTTCGCGGAAGTGGGCGAGTTGATCCTCCAGCCCTGGCCGCTGTACAACGCGTTGCTGCTGGCGCATCAGCAGGGTGTGATGAATCAGCTTTTCTTTGGCAGCCATTTTCCGTTCTGCCAGCCGGAGAAGGCGATCGTCACGATGTATTCGGTGAACACGTTTACGCAGGGGACGCATCTGCCGAGCATCCCGCGCGAGCAGCTGCGGTCGATCGTGGAGCGGGACGCGCTGACGAGCCTGGGGCTGACGCTGGCGCCGATGGCGGAAGATCGTCAGATCGAGACGGACAAGCAAAGCCAGGCCCTGCTGGACAAGGCCGAGGCGCGAGCGGCCGACGTCGATCCTGCCGCCGATCTGACACCCGACACCGCGCCGGCCGACGACGCGGGCGACAGCAAGGCCGAGCCTGCCCAGCAGCCGGTCGCGGAGGATGCAAGCAAGTGA